Proteins from a single region of Apium graveolens cultivar Ventura chromosome 7, ASM990537v1, whole genome shotgun sequence:
- the LOC141674192 gene encoding protein FAR1-RELATED SEQUENCE 5-like — MYENIDGGGVPYMNQIFQSLDEAGHFFRAYALRNGFVIKIQATHRNKENEIYGRLHVCRLSGKSIIGESSKNKRRREKDELGTTRNTCQTTARSLIKVLYGSGVRNCQVMNIIGNIHGGNDKFGFNVQHVRNVIRDERKKMFDISDAQAGLDLLHRLNEESGAKYFIRTEVDEENRVKCLLWIDPRCIMAYQNFNDVVAFDTTYRKNRYAMPFVPFTRVNHHYQSVIFGFALM; from the exons ATGTATGAAAACATTGATGGTGGAGGAGTTCCATATATGAATCAAATTTTCCAAAGTTTGGATGAGGCCGGTCATTTTTTTAGGGCTTATGCTTTAAGAAATGGCTTTGTCATTAAAATTCAAGCGACCCATCGTAATAAAGAAAATGAGATATATGGTCGTCTACATGTTTGTAGGCTTTCGGGAAAAAGTATCATCGGCGAGAGTAGTAAAAATAAACGGCGTCGAGAG AAAGATGAACTTGGTACAACGCGAAATACATGTCAAACCACTGCCCGTAGTTTGATTAAAGTGCTTTATGGTTCGGGGGTTCGTAATTGTCAAGTGATGAATATCATTGGTAACATTCATGGAGGTAATGATAAATTTGGATTCAATGTTCAACATGTTAGGAATGTGATAAGAGATGAGAGGAAGAAAATGTTTGATATTAGTGATGCCCAAGCGGGGTTGGACTTGTTGCATAGGTTGAATGAAGAAAGTGGTGCTAAATATTTTATTAGGACCGAAGTTGATGAAGAGAATCGTGTGAAGTGTCTTTTATGGATTGATCCGAGATGTATAATGGCCTACCAAAATTTTAACGATGTTGTGGCTTTTGATACCACTTATCGGAAAAATAGATATGCAATGCCATTTGTCCCATTTACCAGAGTCAACCATCATTATCAATCGGTGATTTTTGGGTTTGCACTAATGTAG